The Candidatus Bathyarchaeia archaeon genomic sequence GTTGTGGGATCGTTTGATCGATCCCTATATCCTCGGGCTGAACTCTCCAGCAGAACCTGCATCGCATATTGCAGGCAAGCGATGGGGTCATCTGTACGCAGCGGTGGCTCTTGATCCCATAAAAGGATTGTTTATAGCAGACCCTGTTTCGGATGAGGCTTTCATGGAGCCACCTGCATTTCTTCACGGCGGAATGGGATCCGACGATTTGATACTTCTGCCTCCTCAGGATCCCCATCCATTCCGCGCGGAGGGGGGGCTCGGATATTCGGCTTGCGAGCGGTGCTTCCGCCATCATCTCAGGCTCAGCGTTTCCTCCCTTGACCCCTCGTTGGTTATTATCAATAAATCCATTTCCTCGCCGCTGCCGACATCCCTAGCGGTGGCCGCCTTCGTGGCCTTCTTAACTAATTCCACAGCCTGTCCGGCGCTCATATCGTTTTTATACTCGGCCTCCAAGACCCCGATGGCTATCTCTGAGCCCGTGCCCACCGATGCATAATCGTCCCTGAGGAGCGATCCCAAGGGATCCAGCGTATAGATGCTCGGACCCTCCTCATCGACTCCCCCGACTATGGCCTGCGCCAAATATGGGAAGAGCCTCATTGAGAACAATATATTGCTCAGGATCTTTGCCACGTTCCTCACGCTCGCCCTCCTCCCCCTTTCCAAGAAGTACAGGTTCGCGTAAGCGGCCGACTCTCTCGTGAGCATTTGCATATCGGCCACTATCCCGGCATAAGCGACGCCTACGTTGTCCGTTATCTTGAAGACTTTCTTGCCGCTCTTGCTTACAACGAAGTAGCCGTATGATACCCTTCGCTCGGATGCTAGGACCACGCCGTCCTTGAAGACCAAGCCTATGGTGGTGGCGCCCGGTATTATTGGGTACTCCCTGGACATATCTTATCACTTATTATTCTTGATCAAAGCTTTAGATGCTTTAATGGAATATAAACTTAGAGGGATCTGGTTTGCCTCACCCACTCCGCAATATCCTAAACGGCCTCTTTTGGGCCGCCGACCCAACCCAATATCTACTAGCATTTAGGGACGGCGATGCCCTCAAGGTCATCGGGGTCAGCCAAATAGCAAAAGTTGGCAAAAGCTGGTTCG encodes the following:
- the psmB gene encoding archaeal proteasome endopeptidase complex subunit beta; this encodes MSREYPIIPGATTIGLVFKDGVVLASERRVSYGYFVVSKSGKKVFKITDNVGVAYAGIVADMQMLTRESAAYANLYFLERGRRASVRNVAKILSNILFSMRLFPYLAQAIVGGVDEEGPSIYTLDPLGSLLRDDYASVGTGSEIAIGVLEAEYKNDMSAGQAVELVKKATKAATARDVGSGEEMDLLIITNEGSREETLSLR